The stretch of DNA GGCGCCCTCCGAGCCGAAACCGTGACGTCACGGCCCGGCACCGATCGGCGACCGCACCCGGAGCGGGCGGAAGCGGCCCGCTCAGCGTCCGGTCCGCTTCCGCCAGGCGGCGAAGTCGGTCAGGCTCTGTTCGTCGGTCGCAGGATAGAGGCCGAGGATTGTGCGGCCCTTGCGTACCTCCTCGGTCACGAAATCCTCGTAGGCGGTCATCTCGACGGCCTCGTCGGCGATCGCGTCGGCGAGGTGGGCCGGGATCACCGCCACGCCGTCGCCGTCGCCCACGATCACGTCGCCGGGGAAGACGGGGGCATCGCCGCAGCCGATCGGCACGTTGATGTCGATGGCCTGATGGAGGGTGAGGTTTGTCGGCGCGGAAGGCCGCACGTGGTAGCTCGGCATCTCGAGCTGGGCGATCTCGTCGGCATCGCGGAAGCCGCCATCGGTGACGAGCCCCGCGCAACCCCGCACCATCAGCCGCGTGGCCAGGATCGAGCCGGCGGAGGCCGCCCGCGCATCCTTCCGGCTGTCGATCACCATCACGGCGCCGGGCGGGCATTCCTCCACCGCCTTGCGCTGCGGGTGGGCGCGGTCCCGGAACACCGTGATCGGGTTCAGGTCCTCGCGGGCCGGGATGTAGCGCAGGGTGAAGGCCTCGCCGACCATCGTGCCGCCGCCGGGCTTCAGCG from Methylobacterium sp. PvR107 encodes:
- a CDS encoding ribonuclease activity regulator RraA gives rise to the protein MAGLSPETRAKLKTVGTATLMTALFKRGFRNQMIQGVQPLKPGGGTMVGEAFTLRYIPAREDLNPITVFRDRAHPQRKAVEECPPGAVMVIDSRKDARAASAGSILATRLMVRGCAGLVTDGGFRDADEIAQLEMPSYHVRPSAPTNLTLHQAIDINVPIGCGDAPVFPGDVIVGDGDGVAVIPAHLADAIADEAVEMTAYEDFVTEEVRKGRTILGLYPATDEQSLTDFAAWRKRTGR